The nucleotide window TACTGGTCGGGGTTTGGTGACTTGGTGTGGTGTAAATAATGTCGCACTGATCTAACTTGTCATCGACGATAATGCCTTTATCATCTAGCGCTTGTAACTGAATTTTCGCCCCACTGTGTTGCAATAACTCACGCATTTCCGGGTAACCAGGTTCTTCAACGGCGACCTGAACTTCGTTATTCACAAATAACTGACAGATTAAATGTAGCGCTTGTTGCGTACCAACGGTGATCAATATTTCATCGGTACTGGCTTGAATGCCACGGCGTGGTAGCAGTTTGGTGCGAATTTGATCGAGCAGCATGGGGTCATCTTCTGTGCCCTGTAATTTGCCCCAAGCTTGTATTTCGCTACTGGCATTGGCTTTCGCATTGGCTTCACGCCATTCTTTTATTGGCATCAATGATGAATCGTATTTACCGTCGATAAATGGAAAACGATAGTTGCGCCAATCTGCCGGGCAGGATGTTGCGTTGGTGGTGGCAATCGCGCCTTTAAAGCGATGTTTGTTCGAACTGTTGGTGCCATTAAAACGTTTTTCGCTTGGCGATTGCTCCACTTTGCCTTGGGTTATCGCCTCGCTAACAAAAATGCCGCTGCGCTCTTTTGACTCAATGTAGCCTTCGGCGATAAGCGCTTGATAAACCAATACTACGGTATTACGCGATACATTGAGTTGACTCGCGAGTTTTCGGCTTGATGGTAGCTTACTGCCTGGGGCGATAGCGCCAACTAATATACCTTCCACCAGTTTTTGCCGAATCTGTGTTTGCAGCGATTCGGGTAAACTGGCGTCGATATGTATTAGTCGATTAAGCATTGAGAAGCTAGACATCACATTATTTCTTTATTAAATAATAACTTAACTCAATGTCCACCTAGCTTGCAAGTTTATGAAACAGGCGTACAAAATCATTTAGGCCTTCATTCATAATTTCATTGCTGATGGTTAATGCCGGTAAAAATCGAATCACATTGCCATAGAATCCACAGGCGAGCAGGATCAAACCGTGCTGTGCTGCATGGGCAATAATCTTTTGCGTTAATTCAACATTGGCTTGCTTGGCATCACCGTTTTTAATTAACTCGATAGCGATCATTGCGCCTTGATTGCGTACTTGCAAAATCAACTGTGGGTATTGTTGTTGCAACAAGCTCAAGTGTTCATTAAAGGTATCGCCAATAAAGTTGGCGCGCTCTACCAGATTTTCTTCGGCGATAACATCTAATACCGCTAATGCGGCGCTACAACCTATTGGCGAAGCCGCGTAGGTGCCGCCCAAACCGCCGGGTAATGGCGCATCCATTATTGCTGACTTGCCAATAACAGCGGCAATAGGAAAGCCACCGGCGATGCCTTTTGCCATGGTGATTAAATCGGGCTCAACAGCGGCATGTTGGCAACTGAACATTGCCCCAGTGCGACCAAAGCCGGTTTGTATTTCATCGGCAATCAACACAATGCCATGTTGATCGCACAAATCGCGTAATGCCTGTAAAAATTGTGCCGGAGCTTGATAGAAGCCACCTTCGCCTTGCACCGGCTCGACGATAATCGCCGCGGTATCACTTGGCGCTATAGCGACTTTAAATAGATTGTTAAGGGCGTTTAGAGACTCTTCAACCGTGACCTGATGGCAATCAATTGGGAATGGCGCATGATAAATATCGCCTGGAAACGGGCCAAATAAATTCTTGTATGGCGCAATTTTACCAGTCAATCCCATGGCTAAATTGGTGCGACCATGAAACCCGCCATTAAAGGCGATGACGCCGCGACGACCTGTATGAGCACGAGCAATTTTGATACAGTTTTCCACAGCCTCAGCGCCGGTGGTAACGAATATGGCTTTTTTATCACTATCGCCTGGGGCGATTTCACACAACTTTTCAGCGAGCGCAATGGCCTCTGGGTAGGGATTAACCATGACGCAGCTGTGGCTAAAACGACTTAATTGCTCACTTACCGCGGCAACGACCTTAGGGTGGCTGTGGCCGGTATTACACACCGCGATGCCGGTACCAAAGTCGATATAACGATTGCCTTCAACATCCCACACTTCGCTGTTTAATGCACGGTCGACATAGACCGGGTAAACGTTACCTTGACCGCGGGCAATGCTTGCTTGCTTTCTATCTTGCCATTGTTGATTGCTTAGCTTACTCATCTATCGATACCACCCATACACAAATATTTGA belongs to Thalassotalea sp. HSM 43 and includes:
- the gabT gene encoding 4-aminobutyrate--2-oxoglutarate transaminase, with the protein product MSKLSNQQWQDRKQASIARGQGNVYPVYVDRALNSEVWDVEGNRYIDFGTGIAVCNTGHSHPKVVAAVSEQLSRFSHSCVMVNPYPEAIALAEKLCEIAPGDSDKKAIFVTTGAEAVENCIKIARAHTGRRGVIAFNGGFHGRTNLAMGLTGKIAPYKNLFGPFPGDIYHAPFPIDCHQVTVEESLNALNNLFKVAIAPSDTAAIIVEPVQGEGGFYQAPAQFLQALRDLCDQHGIVLIADEIQTGFGRTGAMFSCQHAAVEPDLITMAKGIAGGFPIAAVIGKSAIMDAPLPGGLGGTYAASPIGCSAALAVLDVIAEENLVERANFIGDTFNEHLSLLQQQYPQLILQVRNQGAMIAIELIKNGDAKQANVELTQKIIAHAAQHGLILLACGFYGNVIRFLPALTISNEIMNEGLNDFVRLFHKLAS